In a single window of the Novosphingobium sp. IK01 genome:
- the tkt gene encoding transketolase — MTSDPTALANMANAIRALAMDAVQAAESGHPGMPMGMADVATVLWSRFLKFDPGAPKWADRDRFVLSAGHGSMLLYSLLHLSGYAQPTMDDIRDFRQLTSPCAGHPENFLLPGVECTTGPLGQGFAMAVGMAMAERHLNAQFGSDLVDHRTWVIAGDGCLMEGINHEAVGLAGTLGLGRLIVLWDNNKITIDGDTSLSTSEDILGRYEASGWHTEDCDGHDFVDIERAIAAAMADGRPSLISCRTVIGKGAPNKQGGHNVHGSPLGKDEIAAAREYLGWSAAPFEIPAQIMADWRATGDAGRDLHAEWDARLAAAPQGAEFMRRMAGELPSGEEAGKAFAQWLEKSQNIATRKASELALEVLTPLVPEMVGGSADLTGSNNTKTKATTPFGPADYAGRYIYYGIREFGMAAAMNGMALHGGIIPYGGTFLIFADYCRNAIRMSALQHLRVIYVLTHDSIGLGEDGPTHQPVETIMSLRMIPNLQVFRPADAVETAECWNIALASPETPSVLALTRQNLPQLRHDGAMLSAQGAYRLVSAQAARKVVLLATGSEVSLAVDVAKALEEQGIGADVVSMPSWELFEKQDAAYKADVLPAGVLKVSIEAGVTLGWQKYVGDGLTIGIDSFGASAPAPVLFDHFGLTVAKIVPQVLARLG; from the coding sequence ATGACAAGCGATCCGACCGCGCTGGCAAACATGGCCAACGCGATCCGTGCGCTGGCGATGGACGCGGTCCAGGCAGCGGAATCCGGCCACCCCGGCATGCCCATGGGCATGGCCGACGTAGCCACTGTGCTGTGGTCGCGCTTCCTGAAGTTCGACCCTGGCGCGCCCAAGTGGGCCGATCGCGACCGCTTCGTGCTGTCGGCGGGGCACGGCTCGATGCTGCTCTATTCGCTGCTTCATCTCTCGGGCTATGCCCAGCCCACGATGGATGACATCCGCGATTTCCGCCAGCTTACCAGCCCTTGCGCCGGCCACCCGGAAAACTTCCTGCTGCCCGGCGTCGAATGCACGACCGGCCCGCTGGGCCAGGGTTTTGCCATGGCCGTGGGCATGGCGATGGCCGAACGCCACCTCAACGCCCAGTTCGGCAGCGATCTGGTCGATCACCGCACCTGGGTGATCGCGGGCGACGGGTGCCTGATGGAAGGCATCAACCACGAGGCCGTGGGCCTTGCCGGTACGCTCGGCCTTGGCCGCCTGATCGTGCTGTGGGACAACAACAAGATCACCATCGACGGCGACACCTCGCTTTCGACCAGTGAAGACATCCTTGGCCGCTATGAAGCCAGCGGCTGGCACACCGAGGATTGCGACGGTCACGATTTCGTCGACATCGAGCGCGCGATTGCCGCGGCCATGGCCGATGGCCGTCCCTCGCTGATCTCGTGCCGCACGGTGATCGGCAAGGGCGCCCCCAACAAGCAGGGCGGCCACAATGTCCACGGTTCGCCGCTGGGCAAGGACGAGATCGCCGCGGCCCGCGAATATCTGGGCTGGAGCGCGGCTCCCTTCGAGATTCCGGCGCAGATCATGGCCGACTGGCGCGCCACGGGCGATGCTGGCCGCGACCTCCATGCCGAGTGGGACGCGCGCCTCGCCGCCGCGCCGCAGGGCGCCGAATTCATGCGCCGCATGGCTGGCGAGCTGCCTTCGGGCGAGGAAGCGGGCAAGGCCTTTGCCCAGTGGCTCGAAAAGAGCCAGAACATCGCCACGCGCAAGGCTTCGGAGCTGGCGCTTGAGGTGCTGACCCCGCTCGTGCCCGAAATGGTTGGCGGTTCGGCCGACCTGACCGGCTCGAACAACACCAAGACCAAGGCCACCACGCCGTTCGGTCCGGCCGACTATGCCGGTCGCTATATCTATTACGGCATTCGCGAATTCGGCATGGCTGCGGCGATGAACGGCATGGCGCTGCACGGCGGGATCATTCCCTATGGCGGCACCTTCCTGATCTTTGCCGACTACTGCCGCAATGCGATCCGCATGTCGGCGCTCCAGCACCTGCGGGTGATCTACGTGCTCACGCACGATTCGATCGGTCTGGGTGAAGACGGCCCGACCCACCAGCCGGTCGAGACGATCATGAGCCTGCGCATGATCCCCAACCTTCAGGTCTTCCGCCCCGCCGACGCGGTGGAAACCGCCGAATGCTGGAACATCGCGCTCGCTTCGCCCGAGACGCCTTCGGTCCTCGCGCTGACCCGCCAGAACCTGCCCCAGCTGCGCCACGACGGCGCGATGCTGAGCGCGCAGGGCGCCTATCGCCTCGTTTCGGCGCAGGCCGCGCGCAAGGTCGTGCTGCTGGCGACCGGTTCGGAAGTGTCGCTGGCGGTCGATGTCGCCAAGGCGCTCGAAGAGCAGGGCATCGGCGCCGATGTCGTCTCGATGCCGAGCTGGGAACTGTTCGAGAAGCAGGACGCCGCCTACAAGGCCGACGTGCTGCCCGCGGGCGTGCTCAAGGTCTCGATCGAGGCTGGCGTGACGCTGGGCTGGCAGAAGTATGTCGGCGATGGCCTGACCATCGGCATCGACAGCTTCGGGGCCTCGGCCCCCGCGCCGGTGCTGTTCGATCACTTCGGGCTGACCGTCGCCAAGATCGTTCCCCAGGTGCTCGCCCGTCTCGGGTGA
- the gap gene encoding type I glyceraldehyde-3-phosphate dehydrogenase → MATKVAINGFGRIGRNVARAILERPDCGLELVAINDLASPKANALLFKRDSVHGAFPGTVEVDGDDLVIDGKRIKVTAERDPAKLPHAELGVDIALECTGFFCDREGGQKHIDAGAKKVLISAPAKNVDLTVVFGVNDDKLTAEHVIVSNASCTTNCLAPFAKVLNDSIGIERGLMTTIHSYTNDQKILDQIHSDPRRSRAAAMSMIPTTTGAARAVGEVLPELKGKLDGSAIRVPTPNVSVVDLTFQPKRDTTKEEVNALLKAAAEGPLKGVLGYTEEPLVSIDFNHDSHSSTIDSLETAVIDGKLVRVLSWYDNEWGFSNRMVDTAGAMAALI, encoded by the coding sequence ATGGCGACCAAGGTTGCAATCAACGGTTTCGGGCGTATCGGCCGCAATGTGGCCCGTGCCATTCTTGAACGTCCCGACTGTGGTCTCGAACTGGTGGCGATCAACGACCTGGCCAGCCCCAAGGCCAACGCGCTGCTGTTCAAGCGCGACAGCGTTCACGGCGCCTTCCCCGGCACTGTCGAGGTCGACGGCGATGACCTGGTCATCGACGGCAAGCGCATCAAGGTGACCGCCGAACGCGATCCGGCCAAGCTGCCGCACGCGGAACTGGGCGTCGACATCGCGCTCGAATGCACCGGCTTCTTCTGCGACCGTGAAGGCGGCCAGAAGCACATCGACGCGGGCGCCAAGAAGGTGCTGATCTCGGCTCCGGCCAAGAACGTCGACCTCACGGTCGTCTTCGGCGTCAACGACGACAAGCTGACCGCCGAGCACGTGATCGTCTCGAACGCGTCGTGCACCACGAACTGCCTCGCGCCGTTCGCCAAGGTGCTCAACGATTCGATCGGCATCGAGCGTGGCCTGATGACCACGATCCACAGCTACACCAACGACCAGAAGATCCTCGACCAGATCCACTCCGACCCGCGCCGTTCGCGCGCCGCGGCGATGAGCATGATCCCCACCACCACCGGCGCCGCGCGCGCCGTGGGCGAGGTTCTGCCCGAACTCAAGGGCAAGCTCGACGGTTCGGCCATCCGCGTGCCGACCCCGAACGTCTCGGTCGTCGACCTGACCTTCCAGCCCAAGCGCGACACCACCAAGGAAGAAGTCAACGCCCTGCTCAAGGCAGCGGCGGAAGGCCCGCTCAAGGGCGTTCTGGGCTATACCGAGGAACCGCTGGTCTCGATCGACTTCAACCACGATTCGCACTCGTCGACCATCGACAGCCTCGAAACCGCGGTGATCGACGGCAAGCTGGTGCGCGTGCTCTCGTGGTACGACAACGAATGGGGTTTCTCGAACCGCATGGTCGATACCGCCGGCGCGATGGCTGCGCTGATCTGA
- a CDS encoding cell division protein ZapA, which translates to MQMTNVTLDIGGRALTIAVASGEEAHVEMLGRMIDERVRRMGTIANQGEARMMLFASLMLADELHELHSRPAPEPVTTTVEPPPELVARVAGLAERIEKLAQNLAAPLEPGETIA; encoded by the coding sequence ATGCAGATGACCAACGTGACACTGGACATTGGCGGCCGGGCGCTGACGATTGCGGTGGCCAGCGGCGAGGAAGCCCATGTCGAGATGCTCGGCCGGATGATCGACGAGCGCGTGCGACGCATGGGCACGATCGCCAACCAGGGCGAGGCGCGCATGATGCTGTTTGCCTCGCTCATGCTTGCCGACGAACTGCACGAACTGCACAGCCGCCCAGCCCCGGAGCCCGTCACCACTACGGTCGAACCGCCGCCCGAACTGGTCGCCCGCGTGGCAGGCCTTGCCGAGCGGATCGAAAAACTCGCGCAAAATCTGGCCGCTCCCCTTGAGCCGGGCGAGACCATCGCCTAG